In a single window of the Saccharothrix australiensis genome:
- a CDS encoding GUN4 domain-containing protein — MSLVERCVVGVDVEKFSARPARHQLRIQKELDRMLDEASAQAGLDRAGWVRQPAGDGEVAVLPPDVELVALVRTFVRELDTLLTDHNEDHDPGVRIRLRVAMHTDVLTPGAFGYAGPALVVLSRLLDSAVLRRALRAAPDGNLAQLLSASLYRRAVLPELGGLRPGQFEEVRVDLPEKGFRESAYLHLPHRGPVARPVGSPVAVLTSLVRDLPAPAPARPVATPAEAPRAARVEVAEPPSPRVREFVDCVRDALAAGKLARADRLTTLALLAQAGRTGGLRGTDGALLTDALLTDLDDAWSAASGGRWGFRAQRARLDGLVLTGRRPFWEICSALGWRSAEDGTVLAYPEFERTAENDDLPRYPTLRNPAREDDPQWPDEWATTVLATHLRLRSWER; from the coding sequence TTGTCACTCGTCGAGCGCTGTGTCGTCGGTGTCGATGTGGAAAAGTTCTCGGCGCGGCCCGCCCGCCACCAGTTGCGCATCCAGAAAGAACTCGACCGGATGCTCGACGAGGCGTCCGCGCAGGCCGGCCTCGACCGCGCGGGCTGGGTGCGCCAGCCCGCCGGTGACGGCGAGGTGGCCGTCCTGCCGCCGGACGTCGAGCTGGTCGCGCTCGTCCGGACCTTCGTGCGCGAGCTGGACACCCTGCTCACCGACCACAACGAGGACCACGACCCCGGCGTCCGCATCCGCCTCCGGGTCGCGATGCACACCGACGTGCTGACACCCGGCGCGTTCGGCTACGCCGGTCCGGCGCTGGTCGTGCTGAGCCGGTTGCTCGACTCGGCGGTGCTCCGCCGGGCCCTGCGCGCCGCGCCCGACGGGAACCTCGCGCAGCTGCTGTCGGCGTCGCTGTACCGGAGGGCGGTGCTGCCCGAGCTGGGCGGCCTGCGGCCCGGCCAGTTCGAGGAGGTGCGCGTCGACCTGCCGGAGAAGGGCTTCCGGGAGAGCGCCTACCTGCACCTGCCGCACCGCGGGCCGGTGGCGCGGCCGGTCGGCTCACCGGTGGCCGTGCTGACCTCGCTCGTGCGCGACCTGCCCGCGCCCGCGCCGGCGCGCCCCGTCGCCACGCCTGCCGAGGCGCCGCGCGCGGCACGGGTGGAGGTGGCCGAACCGCCGAGCCCCCGCGTGCGGGAGTTCGTCGACTGCGTCCGGGACGCGCTGGCCGCGGGCAAGCTGGCGCGGGCGGACCGGCTCACCACGCTCGCGCTGCTCGCGCAGGCGGGTCGCACGGGCGGGCTGCGCGGCACGGACGGCGCGCTGCTCACCGACGCGCTGCTCACCGACCTGGACGACGCGTGGTCCGCCGCGTCGGGCGGCCGGTGGGGTTTCCGCGCGCAACGCGCACGCCTCGACGGGCTCGTCCTCACGGGCAGGCGACCATTCTGGGAGATCTGCTCCGCTTTGGGTTGGCGCTCCGCCGAGGACGGGACCGTCCTCGCCTATCCCGAATTCGAGCGCACCGCCGAAAATGACGATCTCCCGCGTTATCCGACGTTGCGGAACCCGGCCCGCGAAGACGACCCGCAATGGCCCGACGAATGGGCCACCACGGTGCTGGCGACGCACCTCCGACTGCGATCCTGGGAGCGCTGA
- a CDS encoding PPOX class F420-dependent oxidoreductase, producing the protein MGYTDAPEGWWRQFVAATPARTGKLAVVRRDGSPHVSPIWVDLDGGTLVFTTHLESVKGRSLVRDGRLSICLDDEEPPFSFVTVTGRAEIEDDPEQVRYWTGRIAGRYMGADRADEYAERNGVPGEVVVRVREARVVAKVAVAD; encoded by the coding sequence ATGGGTTACACGGATGCCCCCGAGGGCTGGTGGCGGCAGTTCGTGGCGGCCACCCCGGCGCGGACCGGCAAGCTGGCCGTCGTGCGCAGGGACGGCTCGCCGCACGTCTCGCCCATCTGGGTCGACCTGGACGGCGGCACGCTCGTCTTCACGACCCACCTGGAGTCCGTCAAGGGCCGCTCGCTCGTCCGCGACGGCCGGCTGTCGATCTGCCTGGACGACGAGGAGCCGCCGTTCTCGTTCGTCACGGTCACCGGGCGCGCGGAGATCGAGGACGACCCCGAGCAGGTCCGGTACTGGACGGGCCGCATCGCCGGCCGCTACATGGGCGCGGACCGCGCCGACGAGTACGCCGAGCGCAACGGCGTACCGGGCGAGGTCGTGGTGCGGGTGCGCGAGGCGCGCGTCGTGGCGAAGGTGGCCGTGGCGGACTAG
- a CDS encoding ABC transporter ATP-binding protein: MIEAIGLTKRYGNTVAVDNLSFTIAPGRVTGFLGPNGAGKSTTMRMILGLDRPTSGKVLIDGRPYAKLDRPLKTVGALLDAKWVHPNRSARAHLQWLAKSNGLPDRRVDEVLDLVGLTKVAKRRAGGFSLGMSQRLGIAGALLGDPKVLLFDEPVNGLDPEGILWIRQFMQGLAAEGRTVLVSSHLLSEMALTASELVVIGRGKLISQSSTTEFVERSTENTVLVRSPHADKLGALLLDKGFTVRDDNDSTLTVSGATSDQVGDIAASAGVVLHELSPQRGSLEEAFMQLTGDSVEYHAAETGK; encoded by the coding sequence ATGATCGAGGCGATCGGCCTCACCAAGCGCTACGGGAACACGGTGGCGGTGGACAACCTGTCCTTCACCATCGCGCCGGGACGCGTCACCGGCTTCCTCGGACCCAACGGCGCGGGCAAGTCGACCACCATGCGCATGATCCTCGGCCTCGACCGGCCGACCTCCGGCAAGGTGCTCATCGACGGCAGGCCGTACGCGAAGCTCGACCGCCCGCTGAAGACGGTCGGCGCGCTGCTGGACGCCAAGTGGGTGCACCCCAACCGCTCCGCGCGGGCGCACCTACAGTGGCTGGCCAAGTCGAACGGGCTGCCGGACCGGCGCGTCGACGAGGTCCTGGACCTGGTCGGCCTGACCAAGGTCGCCAAGCGCCGCGCGGGCGGCTTCTCGCTGGGCATGTCGCAGCGCCTGGGCATCGCCGGCGCGCTGCTCGGCGACCCCAAGGTGCTGCTGTTCGACGAGCCGGTCAACGGCCTCGACCCGGAGGGCATCCTCTGGATCCGCCAGTTCATGCAGGGCCTGGCCGCCGAGGGCCGCACCGTGCTGGTGTCCAGCCACCTGCTGTCGGAGATGGCGCTGACCGCCAGCGAGCTGGTCGTCATCGGCCGGGGCAAGCTGATCTCGCAGTCCAGCACCACCGAGTTCGTGGAGCGGTCCACGGAGAACACCGTGCTGGTCCGCAGCCCGCACGCCGACAAGCTGGGCGCCCTGCTGCTCGACAAGGGCTTCACCGTCCGCGACGACAACGACTCGACGTTGACCGTGTCGGGCGCCACCAGTGACCAGGTCGGTGACATCGCGGCGTCCGCCGGTGTGGTGCTGCACGAGCTGAGCCCCCAGCGCGGTTCGCTGGAAGAGGCGTTCATGCAGCTCACCGGTGATTCTGTCGAGTACCACGCGGCCGAGACGGGAAAGTGA
- a CDS encoding ABC transporter ATP-binding protein has product MIEATGLTKRYGSTVAVDDLSFSVEAGRVTGFLGPNGAGKSTTMRMILGLDRPTSGKVLVDGRAYRDLHRPLRTVGALLDAKWVHPNRSARAHLQWLAKSNGIPDRRVDEVLDLVGLTQVAKRRAGGFSLGMSQRLGIAGTLLGDPKVLLFDEPVNGLDPEGILWIRQFMHRLADQGRTVFVSSHLLSEMAQTAQDLIVIGKGRLIAQTSTAQFIKDATEDTVKVRSPQLDRLRELLVAQSARVTDSIEDNALVVHGVEAARIGELAAGNGLTLHELSPQLGSLEEAFMQLTRESVEYHAHE; this is encoded by the coding sequence ATGATCGAAGCGACCGGACTCACCAAGCGCTACGGGAGCACGGTGGCGGTGGACGACCTGTCGTTCTCCGTCGAGGCGGGCCGGGTCACCGGCTTCCTGGGCCCCAACGGGGCCGGCAAGTCGACCACCATGCGGATGATCCTCGGCCTCGACCGGCCGACCTCCGGCAAGGTGCTCGTCGACGGCCGCGCCTACCGCGACCTGCACCGCCCGCTGAGGACGGTCGGCGCGCTGCTGGACGCCAAGTGGGTGCACCCCAACCGCTCCGCGCGGGCGCACCTACAGTGGCTCGCCAAGTCCAACGGCATCCCCGACCGGCGCGTCGACGAGGTCCTGGACCTGGTCGGCCTCACGCAGGTCGCCAAGCGCCGCGCGGGCGGCTTCTCGCTGGGCATGTCGCAGCGCCTGGGCATCGCGGGCACGCTGCTCGGCGACCCCAAGGTGCTGCTGTTCGACGAGCCGGTCAACGGCCTCGACCCGGAGGGCATCCTCTGGATCCGCCAGTTCATGCACCGCCTCGCCGACCAGGGCAGGACCGTCTTCGTCTCCAGCCACCTGCTGTCCGAGATGGCGCAGACCGCGCAGGACCTGATCGTCATCGGCAAGGGCAGGCTGATCGCCCAGACCAGCACCGCGCAGTTCATCAAGGACGCCACCGAGGACACCGTGAAGGTGCGGTCGCCCCAGCTGGACCGATTGCGGGAGCTGCTGGTGGCGCAATCGGCGCGGGTCACCGATTCGATCGAGGACAACGCGCTCGTCGTGCACGGCGTGGAGGCCGCGCGCATCGGTGAACTGGCCGCCGGAAACGGGTTGACCCTTCACGAGTTGAGCCCGCAACTGGGTTCCCTGGAGGAGGCTTTCATGCAACTCACGCGCGAATCCGTGGAATACCACGCACACGAGTAG
- a CDS encoding S8 family serine peptidase, with protein MGRAGFTAVSVALFLAACPGTAAARSAAERQWHLDELGVPAVHRVVRGDGVVVAVVDSGVDDTVPDLAGALLPGAGFGSAEGSDGTEDATGHGTAMAALIAGRGVAGGVLGVAPAARVLPVSVGAGGGNFTTAAVAEGITWAVDHGADVLNVSLTSTAPTTPDLLRAVAHALDHDVVVVAGTGNEGVGRVGAPAGVEGVVAVSGTVPGGAPWPSSNTGPETVLAAPAEGIRTALPRSVAASGFAAVDGTSAATALVSGVAALVRARHPDLDAGNVVHRLVTTATDLGPVGRDDATGFGLVAPGPAVLGEVARVDRNPLLPPTTTVPPPTRPAPTRPEGDRRAGGDPAGDGGVRAAVALGGAVALGAVALGAVVVAVLCGRRARRAADRADGPPDECRKG; from the coding sequence ATGGGGCGAGCGGGGTTCACCGCCGTATCGGTCGCGCTATTCCTGGCGGCGTGTCCGGGAACGGCCGCCGCCCGGTCGGCCGCCGAACGGCAGTGGCACCTGGACGAGTTGGGCGTGCCCGCGGTGCACCGGGTCGTGCGCGGTGACGGCGTGGTGGTGGCGGTGGTCGACTCCGGCGTGGACGACACCGTCCCGGACCTCGCCGGCGCGCTGCTGCCGGGAGCGGGCTTCGGGTCGGCGGAGGGCTCCGACGGCACGGAGGACGCCACCGGGCACGGCACCGCGATGGCGGCGCTGATCGCCGGGCGCGGCGTGGCCGGCGGCGTGCTGGGCGTCGCGCCCGCCGCCCGCGTCCTGCCGGTGTCGGTCGGCGCGGGCGGTGGCAACTTCACCACCGCGGCGGTCGCCGAGGGGATCACGTGGGCCGTCGACCACGGGGCCGACGTGCTCAACGTCTCCCTGACCTCGACCGCGCCCACCACCCCCGACCTGCTGCGGGCCGTCGCCCACGCGCTCGACCACGACGTCGTGGTGGTGGCGGGCACCGGGAACGAGGGCGTCGGGCGCGTGGGCGCGCCGGCGGGTGTCGAGGGCGTGGTCGCGGTGTCCGGCACGGTGCCCGGCGGCGCGCCCTGGCCCTCGTCGAACACCGGCCCGGAGACGGTGCTGGCCGCGCCCGCCGAGGGGATCCGCACCGCGCTTCCCCGGTCGGTCGCCGCCTCCGGGTTCGCGGCGGTGGACGGCACCTCCGCCGCCACCGCGCTGGTGTCCGGGGTCGCGGCCCTGGTCCGGGCCCGGCACCCGGACCTCGACGCGGGGAACGTGGTGCACCGGCTGGTCACCACCGCCACCGACCTCGGCCCGGTCGGCCGGGACGACGCCACCGGGTTCGGCCTGGTCGCGCCCGGTCCGGCGGTGCTCGGCGAGGTGGCGCGCGTCGACCGGAACCCGCTCCTGCCGCCGACGACGACGGTGCCGCCGCCCACCCGGCCCGCCCCGACGCGGCCCGAGGGCGATCGGCGGGCGGGCGGCGACCCGGCCGGGGACGGCGGGGTGCGGGCCGCGGTGGCGCTCGGCGGGGCGGTGGCGCTCGGGGCGGTGGCACTGGGGGCGGTGGTGGTGGCCGTGCTGTGCGGCCGCAGGGCGCGGCGGGCCGCCGATCGCGCGGACGGGCCGCCCGACGAGTGCCGGAAAGGGTGA
- the trmB gene encoding tRNA (guanosine(46)-N7)-methyltransferase TrmB, whose protein sequence is MTVGQQRAWDRHWERLGREVAALPAGPLDFAGWFGRDAPVLLEIGSGMGETTAQLVAAAPELNYVAVEVYKPGLAQLLMRAENLGATNLRVLRGDAVDLLTDHVAPDSLAGVRIFFPDPWPKKKHHKRRLVQPAFVRLLATRLAPGGTLHLATDWEHYAEQMLEVCSAEPLLRNRYERWAPRPDWRPVTKFEQRAVEEDRVSHDLMFERVELT, encoded by the coding sequence ATGACCGTGGGCCAGCAGCGGGCCTGGGACCGCCACTGGGAGCGCCTCGGCCGCGAGGTCGCGGCGCTCCCGGCCGGCCCCCTGGACTTCGCCGGGTGGTTCGGCCGCGACGCGCCCGTGCTGCTGGAGATCGGCTCGGGCATGGGCGAGACCACCGCCCAGCTGGTCGCCGCCGCGCCCGAGCTGAACTACGTGGCCGTCGAGGTCTACAAGCCCGGCCTGGCGCAGCTGCTGATGCGCGCCGAGAACCTGGGCGCGACGAACCTGCGCGTGCTGCGCGGTGACGCCGTCGACCTGCTCACCGACCACGTGGCACCAGACTCGCTGGCCGGGGTGCGCATCTTCTTCCCCGACCCGTGGCCCAAGAAGAAGCACCACAAGCGCCGCCTCGTGCAGCCGGCGTTCGTGCGCCTGCTCGCCACCCGGCTGGCGCCCGGCGGCACCCTCCACCTCGCGACGGACTGGGAGCACTACGCGGAGCAGATGCTGGAGGTCTGCTCGGCCGAGCCGCTGCTGCGCAACCGGTACGAGCGGTGGGCCCCGCGGCCGGACTGGCGTCCCGTGACGAAGTTCGAGCAGCGGGCCGTGGAGGAGGACCGGGTCAGCCACGACCTCATGTTCGAACGGGTGGAACTCACCTGA